A DNA window from Brenneria izadpanahii contains the following coding sequences:
- a CDS encoding SIS domain-containing protein, protein MRYTQKIIHNKEIFTPGERKIADYLLENPDKLKQLSSQGLAAVLGISQSSIIKFAQKLGLKGFTNLKMALIEERGQQVSQQKRQSSHIHNAINSNDSLTDIAEKLCAEKQKALRDTTDSLDFAQLQQAVSHIQSAKRIQIAGVGGSSLVAKDLAYKLMKIGYPVMNELDSHVQITVAQSLGAADVQIIISFSGKRRELLIAAEAAKKNGATLIAITSLQHNPLRELADCTLDTIADETRWRSSSISARTAQNTIIDLLFVCLLQKNSEDSRRFIEQSQTLVDRLSAPNAR, encoded by the coding sequence ATGAGATACACACAAAAAATCATCCATAACAAAGAGATATTTACTCCCGGCGAGCGCAAAATTGCAGACTATCTGCTGGAAAATCCCGATAAGCTAAAGCAGCTTTCTTCACAGGGGCTGGCGGCGGTTCTGGGCATCAGCCAATCCAGCATTATCAAATTTGCGCAGAAACTGGGGCTGAAGGGTTTTACCAACTTGAAGATGGCGTTAATCGAAGAGCGGGGACAACAGGTATCGCAGCAGAAACGGCAAAGCTCGCATATTCATAATGCCATCAACAGCAACGACAGCCTGACGGATATCGCCGAGAAACTATGCGCGGAAAAGCAAAAGGCGCTGCGGGATACCACCGATAGTCTTGATTTTGCCCAACTACAGCAGGCGGTTTCGCATATCCAGTCCGCCAAACGCATTCAGATCGCCGGCGTGGGCGGTTCATCGCTGGTCGCCAAGGATCTGGCCTATAAGCTGATGAAGATCGGCTACCCGGTAATGAATGAGTTGGATAGCCATGTCCAGATCACCGTTGCGCAATCTCTCGGCGCCGCCGATGTACAAATCATCATTTCATTTTCCGGCAAACGCCGGGAGCTATTGATCGCCGCCGAAGCCGCCAAAAAAAACGGCGCGACGCTGATCGCCATTACCTCCCTGCAGCATAATCCGCTGCGCGAACTGGCGGACTGCACGCTTGATACCATCGCGGATGAAACTCGCTGGCGCAGTTCCTCCATTTCCGCCAGAACGGCGCAGAATACGATTATCGATCTGCTGTTCGTCTGCCTGTTGCAGAAAAATAGTGAAGATAGCCGCCGCTTTATCGAACAAAGCCAAACGCTGGTCGATCGGTTGAGCGCACCGAACGCCAGATAG
- a CDS encoding DMT family transporter, with amino-acid sequence MIRLAGISADNRRSQSFAIFLTILSSLLYVIGYSLSKKLVISYGLTAMQVTFLRCGLVLAAGATLTAKPATGITWRRICFPARPLEQRTAAAALVASNVLSIISYSLIQVTDASALGFSAPLMLTVMSVMLLGERVPLSRWFGVIVGFVGMLLIVRPGTGSVSPVGVGTALLSALAYAIYQILVRRLRNDATSVDITLQVAVVGFIALLIFMPWMWHPLSFEGALVAVLFTAVQTAGMASIAAALRRGEASRLAPWQFFGLVWAMIIDTVAFNNLPAVTSIAGGCMILSGGLLGHRRQDKG; translated from the coding sequence ATGATCAGATTAGCCGGTATCTCCGCCGATAACCGCCGCTCGCAGAGCTTCGCCATTTTTTTGACGATACTATCAAGCCTTCTATATGTAATCGGATACTCGCTCTCTAAAAAGCTGGTGATATCTTACGGACTCACCGCGATGCAGGTGACGTTCCTGCGGTGCGGCTTGGTTCTTGCGGCCGGCGCGACGCTGACGGCCAAACCGGCAACCGGAATAACCTGGCGCCGCATCTGCTTTCCCGCTAGGCCGCTGGAACAAAGAACGGCCGCGGCGGCGCTGGTGGCGTCGAACGTTTTGTCGATTATCTCTTATAGCCTGATTCAGGTAACGGATGCGTCGGCTCTGGGGTTCAGCGCCCCGCTCATGCTAACGGTCATGAGCGTTATGTTATTGGGAGAGCGCGTGCCGCTGTCGCGCTGGTTCGGCGTTATCGTCGGATTCGTCGGCATGCTGCTGATTGTCAGACCGGGAACGGGAAGCGTCTCGCCCGTCGGCGTCGGCACGGCTTTACTCTCCGCCCTTGCATACGCGATTTATCAAATTCTGGTCCGCCGGCTTCGAAACGATGCCACCAGCGTTGATATCACGCTCCAGGTCGCGGTTGTCGGATTCATCGCGCTCCTCATTTTTATGCCCTGGATGTGGCATCCCTTGTCATTTGAAGGCGCGCTGGTCGCCGTGCTTTTCACCGCCGTACAAACGGCGGGAATGGCGAGCATTGCGGCCGCCCTTCGGCGCGGCGAAGCCTCTCGTCTCGCGCCGTGGCAATTCTTCGGATTAGTGTGGGCGATGATAATAGACACGGTGGCGTTCAATAATCTGCCGGCCGTCACCTCGATCGCGGGGGGATGCATGATCCTAAGCGGCGGACTATTGGGCCATCGCCGCCAGGATAAAGGCTAA
- a CDS encoding DUF3829 domain-containing protein, producing MNNARKFTLTTLFSALLLCGLAGCDRQSKEPTTAASSLSEDQKETQTISYYVEIGNQLNNITGLEYAASNYIRQNIDKGDGKGSYSLTIVPVNYNYIMEQYANAEGLNYQGNPELTQAAADLKKKLEVLHNEQQQLGQYYETAEYKMDNLAKGKSADARIKDELEQALQSYADFQTKLSVVYHQNQDKQLEAMKKNGQMYAYHQLKSLNLAEELVSLIQSEADLQDKNKVAHADAIAKEIQDNLASLQKLIDQDPNANKPGVPKNSVISYLYSELKYYREFKDSKDPSDHRFMIDGYNDAVNSYNN from the coding sequence ATGAATAATGCAAGAAAATTTACTCTGACGACACTATTTTCCGCGCTTTTATTATGCGGTCTGGCGGGGTGCGATCGGCAAAGTAAGGAACCTACTACTGCCGCCAGTAGTTTGTCCGAAGATCAGAAAGAGACGCAGACTATCAGTTATTACGTTGAAATAGGCAATCAACTCAATAATATAACTGGTCTGGAATACGCCGCGAGCAATTACATACGGCAGAATATCGATAAAGGGGATGGGAAAGGCAGTTATTCGCTGACTATTGTTCCGGTTAATTATAATTACATCATGGAACAATATGCCAACGCCGAAGGATTAAACTATCAGGGAAATCCTGAATTAACTCAGGCCGCCGCCGATTTAAAGAAAAAGCTTGAAGTGTTGCATAATGAACAGCAGCAACTGGGTCAGTATTATGAAACGGCCGAGTATAAGATGGATAATCTGGCTAAAGGGAAAAGCGCGGACGCCCGTATTAAAGATGAACTGGAACAGGCATTGCAGAGCTATGCCGATTTTCAGACGAAGTTGAGCGTGGTGTATCACCAGAATCAGGATAAGCAATTGGAAGCGATGAAAAAGAACGGTCAGATGTACGCCTATCATCAGCTGAAAAGTTTAAATTTGGCCGAAGAGTTGGTGTCGCTGATCCAGTCGGAAGCGGACTTGCAGGATAAAAATAAAGTCGCCCACGCGGATGCCATCGCTAAAGAGATCCAGGACAATCTTGCCAGCCTGCAAAAACTTATCGACCAGGATCCTAACGCGAACAAACCCGGCGTGCCTAAAAACTCGGTGATTAGTTATCTTTATAGCGAGCTTAAATATTACCGTGAGTTTAAAGACTCGAAAGATCCGTCCGATCATAGGTTCATGATCGACGGCTACAATGATGCCGTTAACTCCTACAATAATTAA